Below is a genomic region from Mucilaginibacter auburnensis.
GGAAATTATTCTACAGCAAACCCGTGTAGAGCAGGGCTTGCCTTACTATCAGCGCTTTCTGGAAAAATATCCAACCGTTATAGATTTTGCCGCAGCACCAGAGGATGACATCTTAAAGCTTTGGCAGGGCCTTGGCTATTATTCAAGGGGGCGCAACATGTTAAAAACCGCAAAACAGGTGCAGGAAGAGTATAATGGTGTGTTCCCCACGAGTTATGATCAACTTATAAAACTAAAAGGCATAGGCGAATATACTGCCGCGGCCATATCGTCTTTTTCGGCTAACGAAGCCAGAGCTGTGTTAGACGGTAACGTTTACCGGGTGCTATCGCGCTACCTGGGCATAAGCCAACCTATTGACAGCACTACCGGCAAAAAAATATTCAGACAGGCCGCTGATGATTTCCTGAACGAGAAAGATCCGGCTGCTCATAACCAGGCCATGATGGAGTTGGGGGCGTTGGTATGCAAACCAAAGAATCCCGCCTGCGGCACTTGCCCCATCCGTATGGGTTGTTATGCATTTTTACACAACGCTGCCGGCAGCTTTCCCGTAAAAGCAAAAAAGATAAAAGTGAAGGAGCGGTTCTTCAATTATTTTTTGTTTGAAGATGAGAATGGGCGTATATTGATGAATAAACGTAGCGATAACGACATATGGGCCAATATGTACGACCTGCCTCTGATAGAAACCACGCATCAGTTAAGCATGGATGAATTAATCGCTTTACCCGAAGTGGTTGAAATATTCGGTAAGAAATTAATCATAACGAAATCTTCACCAATTATAAAACACGTGTTAACGCATCAGCATTTATATGTAAGGTTTGTTGTTTTGAAGCAAAAACCACTT
It encodes:
- the mutY gene encoding A/G-specific adenine glycosylase, producing MHVQQELINWYHAIKRDLPWRHTTDAYTIWLSEIILQQTRVEQGLPYYQRFLEKYPTVIDFAAAPEDDILKLWQGLGYYSRGRNMLKTAKQVQEEYNGVFPTSYDQLIKLKGIGEYTAAAISSFSANEARAVLDGNVYRVLSRYLGISQPIDSTTGKKIFRQAADDFLNEKDPAAHNQAMMELGALVCKPKNPACGTCPIRMGCYAFLHNAAGSFPVKAKKIKVKERFFNYFLFEDENGRILMNKRSDNDIWANMYDLPLIETTHQLSMDELIALPEVVEIFGKKLIITKSSPIIKHVLTHQHLYVRFVVLKQKPLTMHPNWVFIEVENLKKIALPKVIFIFLDNFLN